A single window of Solea solea chromosome 9, fSolSol10.1, whole genome shotgun sequence DNA harbors:
- the LOC131466178 gene encoding AP-1 complex subunit sigma-2-like isoform X4 encodes MSSVMRQWRPIRSEPVCVCVCVTVNTLSSLMMQFMLLFSRQGKLRLQKWYMPLSDKEKKKITRELVQTVLARKPKMCSFLEWRDLKVVYKRYASLYFCCAVENQDNELITLEIIHRYVELLDKYFGSVCELDIIFNFEKAYFILDEFLLGGEAQETSKKNVLKAIEQADLLQENVDFQTRLFAAPT; translated from the exons ATGAGCAGCGTCATGAGGCAGTGGCGACCAATCAGAAGCgagcccgtgtgtgtgtgtgtgtgtgtcacagtaaaCACTCTGTCGTCACTGATG ATGCAGTTCATGCTTCTGTTCAGTCGTCAAGGAAAGCTGCGGCTGCAGAAATGGTACATGCCCCTGTctgacaaagagaagaagaagatcaccAGAGAGTTGGTGCAGACGGTTCTGGCTCGAAAGCCCAAGATGTGCAGCTTCCTGGAGTGGAGAGATCTGAAGGTCGTCTACAAGAG ATATGCCAGTTTGTATTTCTGCTGTGCTGTGGAGAACCAGGACAACGAGCTCATCACTCTGGAGATCATCCACAGATACGTGGAGCTGCTCGACAAATACTTTGGCAGC GTTTGTGAGCTGGACATCATCTTCAACTTTGAGAAGGCTTACTTCATCCTGGATGAATTTCTCTTGGGCGGCGAAGCTCAGGAAACGTCCAAGAAGAACGTGCTGAAGGCCATCGAGCAGGCCGACCTGCTGCAGGAG AACGTAGACTTTCAGACACGTCTGTTTGCAG
- the LOC131466178 gene encoding AP-1 complex subunit sigma-2-like isoform X2, with amino-acid sequence MSSVMRQWRPIRSEPVCVCVCVTVNTLSSLMMQFMLLFSRQGKLRLQKWYMPLSDKEKKKITRELVQTVLARKPKMCSFLEWRDLKVVYKRYASLYFCCAVENQDNELITLEIIHRYVELLDKYFGSVCELDIIFNFEKAYFILDEFLLGGEAQETSKKNVLKAIEQADLLQENVDFQTRLFAGVMVPGLASESSGLFQN; translated from the exons ATGAGCAGCGTCATGAGGCAGTGGCGACCAATCAGAAGCgagcccgtgtgtgtgtgtgtgtgtgtcacagtaaaCACTCTGTCGTCACTGATG ATGCAGTTCATGCTTCTGTTCAGTCGTCAAGGAAAGCTGCGGCTGCAGAAATGGTACATGCCCCTGTctgacaaagagaagaagaagatcaccAGAGAGTTGGTGCAGACGGTTCTGGCTCGAAAGCCCAAGATGTGCAGCTTCCTGGAGTGGAGAGATCTGAAGGTCGTCTACAAGAG ATATGCCAGTTTGTATTTCTGCTGTGCTGTGGAGAACCAGGACAACGAGCTCATCACTCTGGAGATCATCCACAGATACGTGGAGCTGCTCGACAAATACTTTGGCAGC GTTTGTGAGCTGGACATCATCTTCAACTTTGAGAAGGCTTACTTCATCCTGGATGAATTTCTCTTGGGCGGCGAAGCTCAGGAAACGTCCAAGAAGAACGTGCTGAAGGCCATCGAGCAGGCCGACCTGCTGCAGGAG AACGTAGACTTTCAGACACGTCTGTTTGCAG
- the LOC131466178 gene encoding AP-1 complex subunit sigma-2-like isoform X3, whose translation MSSVMRQWRPIRSEPVCVCVCVTVNTLSSLMMQFMLLFSRQGKLRLQKWYMPLSDKEKKKITRELVQTVLARKPKMCSFLEWRDLKVVYKRYASLYFCCAVENQDNELITLEIIHRYVELLDKYFGSVCELDIIFNFEKAYFILDEFLLGGEAQETSKKNVLKAIEQADLLQEEVETPCSVLEEIGLM comes from the exons ATGAGCAGCGTCATGAGGCAGTGGCGACCAATCAGAAGCgagcccgtgtgtgtgtgtgtgtgtgtcacagtaaaCACTCTGTCGTCACTGATG ATGCAGTTCATGCTTCTGTTCAGTCGTCAAGGAAAGCTGCGGCTGCAGAAATGGTACATGCCCCTGTctgacaaagagaagaagaagatcaccAGAGAGTTGGTGCAGACGGTTCTGGCTCGAAAGCCCAAGATGTGCAGCTTCCTGGAGTGGAGAGATCTGAAGGTCGTCTACAAGAG ATATGCCAGTTTGTATTTCTGCTGTGCTGTGGAGAACCAGGACAACGAGCTCATCACTCTGGAGATCATCCACAGATACGTGGAGCTGCTCGACAAATACTTTGGCAGC GTTTGTGAGCTGGACATCATCTTCAACTTTGAGAAGGCTTACTTCATCCTGGATGAATTTCTCTTGGGCGGCGAAGCTCAGGAAACGTCCAAGAAGAACGTGCTGAAGGCCATCGAGCAGGCCGACCTGCTGCAGGAG
- the LOC131466178 gene encoding AP-1 complex subunit sigma-2-like isoform X5 yields the protein MSSVMRQWRPIRSEPVCVCVCVTVNTLSSLMMQFMLLFSRQGKLRLQKWYMPLSDKEKKKITRELVQTVLARKPKMCSFLEWRDLKVVYKRYASLYFCCAVENQDNELITLEIIHRYVELLDKYFGSVCELDIIFNFEKAYFILDEFLLGGEAQETSKKNVLKAIEQADLLQEPRHEFFTVPVY from the exons ATGAGCAGCGTCATGAGGCAGTGGCGACCAATCAGAAGCgagcccgtgtgtgtgtgtgtgtgtgtcacagtaaaCACTCTGTCGTCACTGATG ATGCAGTTCATGCTTCTGTTCAGTCGTCAAGGAAAGCTGCGGCTGCAGAAATGGTACATGCCCCTGTctgacaaagagaagaagaagatcaccAGAGAGTTGGTGCAGACGGTTCTGGCTCGAAAGCCCAAGATGTGCAGCTTCCTGGAGTGGAGAGATCTGAAGGTCGTCTACAAGAG ATATGCCAGTTTGTATTTCTGCTGTGCTGTGGAGAACCAGGACAACGAGCTCATCACTCTGGAGATCATCCACAGATACGTGGAGCTGCTCGACAAATACTTTGGCAGC GTTTGTGAGCTGGACATCATCTTCAACTTTGAGAAGGCTTACTTCATCCTGGATGAATTTCTCTTGGGCGGCGAAGCTCAGGAAACGTCCAAGAAGAACGTGCTGAAGGCCATCGAGCAGGCCGACCTGCTGCAGGAG